A genomic stretch from Camelus ferus isolate YT-003-E chromosome 17, BCGSAC_Cfer_1.0, whole genome shotgun sequence includes:
- the FAM240A gene encoding protein FAM240A: QGMNNQYVRREVFCRNTCHELKRFWEREIGKQTHYRESEEYRLGRSALRKLREEWKQKLETKLRLRNNPDETEKRASVGQELH; encoded by the exons caggggATGAACAATCAGTACGTGCGCCGGGAGGTCTTCTGCCGGAACACCTGTCACGAGCTCAAACGCTTCTGGGAAAGGGAAATCGGCAAACAGACTCACTACCGAGAATCAGAGGAGTATCGCCTGGGAAGAAGTGCACTGAGAAA gctcagagaagaatggaagcagaaactggaaacaaagcTGAGACTACGGAACAATCCAGATGAGACAGAAAAGCGGGCAAGCGTTGGCCAAGAGCTTCATTGA